From a single Lewinella sp. LCG006 genomic region:
- the rplS gene encoding 50S ribosomal protein L19, translated as MDAIKFVHEQLTPSRELPDFRAGDNIIVSYKIREGDKERIQDFRGDVIQIKGEGSTRTFTVRKISNGVGVERIFPISSPNIAEIKVTKHGKVRRSRLYYLRERVGKKARIKERRRN; from the coding sequence ATGGATGCCATTAAATTTGTACACGAACAGTTGACACCCAGCCGCGAGCTACCTGATTTTCGCGCCGGTGACAACATTATTGTAAGTTATAAGATTCGCGAAGGAGACAAGGAGCGTATCCAGGACTTCCGTGGAGATGTTATTCAGATCAAAGGTGAGGGTTCTACCCGTACTTTTACTGTACGTAAGATTTCTAACGGAGTAGGTGTGGAGCGTATTTTCCCTATCTCTTCTCCTAATATTGCTGAGATCAAAGTTACCAAGCACGGTAAAGTGCGCCGTTCCCGCTTGTATTACTTGCGTGAGCGTGTTGGTAAGAAAGCTCGTATCAAAGAGCGTCGCCGCAACTAA
- a CDS encoding PKD domain-containing protein has protein sequence MKQRRMRGWLLMLMLVLVGLPLLQAGHIIGGVMSYECLGNNRYEFTLRVYRDCNCTMCAQLDASAEIGIYRCSSAGNCEGQSQAQPYGTVSVPLASQSSIEEPDYPCLIPPDVCGQEGIYRFTLDLPVSSSSYFVAYQRCCRNVTIDNLINPDAAGATFMIELTPAAQLVCNSSPSFGTYPPIIICNNAPLVYDHSAIDPDGDMLVYEFCAPLLGGGPDLDPLYYNTCGGASPIPACPPPYNTVTFQAPNYTSTSPMGGNPTITIDPMTGVITGTPQFEGQFVVGVCVSEYRNGLLLSKVFRDFQFNVASCDPTVVADIEEDVQISDQEFVVNSCGDYTIDFVNQSFQQAYIDNFSWVFDVGNGEMATFNEWSPSITFPGVGTYEGYLYLNENTDCGDTARIFVNIYPSIEADFSFAYDTCVAGPVSFTDLSQTGSCCLTDWDWDFGDGQGSGLQNPDHLYQFPGDIPITLTVQDTNDCVASSTQLLNYYPVPALIVIAPSEELACQPAEIFFNNLSSPIDTTYTIVWDFGDGQFGSDISPFHTYEDPGIYTVSVDITSPLGCQTDTTFNNLVTVLPSPVAGFTYAPDQPSNLFPEVQFTDASQGAIAWNWDFGVSPGSQFPSPLFVFPDTGLYLVTQVVSHPSGCTDTVQMIIDVIPEIRYYLPNAFTPNGDGTNDTFRGKGFLEGAREFQFRIWNRWGEPMFETNDPLAAWNGRKNNVGQEAPPGVYLVVVTFKDPRGKPVEMKGYATLIR, from the coding sequence ATGAAGCAGCGTAGGATGAGAGGTTGGTTGTTGATGCTTATGTTGGTATTGGTAGGATTACCCCTGCTTCAGGCAGGCCACATTATTGGTGGTGTGATGTCTTACGAATGTTTAGGCAACAATCGCTACGAATTCACCCTTCGAGTATACCGGGATTGTAACTGTACCATGTGCGCGCAATTGGATGCTTCTGCGGAAATTGGTATTTACCGCTGTAGTAGTGCGGGCAATTGCGAGGGACAGTCTCAAGCTCAGCCCTACGGAACGGTGAGTGTCCCTCTGGCTTCTCAGTCTTCGATTGAAGAACCCGATTATCCCTGTCTTATTCCACCTGATGTTTGCGGACAAGAAGGTATTTATCGATTTACACTCGACTTACCCGTCTCCAGTAGTAGTTATTTTGTTGCTTACCAGCGCTGCTGCCGCAACGTTACGATCGATAACCTTATCAACCCGGATGCTGCTGGTGCGACTTTTATGATAGAATTGACCCCTGCGGCTCAACTCGTATGCAACAGCAGTCCTTCCTTTGGTACTTATCCACCGATCATTATTTGTAATAATGCACCATTGGTCTACGATCACTCGGCGATTGATCCTGATGGTGATATGCTGGTGTACGAATTTTGCGCGCCACTTTTAGGCGGTGGTCCTGACCTGGACCCCTTGTACTACAATACTTGTGGTGGTGCCAGTCCTATTCCTGCTTGCCCACCTCCATATAATACGGTCACTTTTCAGGCACCCAACTACACTTCAACAAGCCCCATGGGGGGCAACCCTACCATCACGATTGATCCCATGACGGGAGTCATTACCGGTACGCCCCAATTTGAAGGGCAATTTGTGGTGGGCGTCTGCGTCTCGGAATATCGGAATGGTTTGTTGTTGAGTAAGGTCTTCCGCGATTTTCAGTTCAATGTTGCGAGCTGTGACCCCACAGTGGTAGCGGATATAGAAGAAGATGTACAAATCAGTGACCAGGAGTTCGTCGTAAATTCCTGTGGAGATTACACCATTGATTTTGTCAATCAGAGCTTTCAACAGGCCTATATTGATAATTTTTCCTGGGTTTTTGATGTTGGAAATGGCGAAATGGCCACCTTCAATGAATGGAGTCCGAGTATCACTTTTCCCGGTGTCGGAACCTATGAGGGGTATCTCTACCTTAATGAAAATACAGATTGCGGCGACACCGCCAGGATTTTCGTGAATATTTACCCTTCTATAGAAGCCGATTTTAGTTTTGCTTATGATACCTGCGTGGCTGGCCCCGTCAGTTTTACCGACCTTTCCCAGACAGGCTCTTGCTGCTTGACCGATTGGGATTGGGATTTTGGTGATGGACAGGGGAGTGGTCTGCAAAATCCTGATCATCTCTACCAATTTCCAGGCGATATTCCTATTACACTTACCGTTCAGGATACCAATGATTGTGTGGCCAGCTCAACGCAGCTGCTCAATTATTACCCAGTACCAGCACTTATTGTCATTGCGCCAAGTGAGGAGCTTGCCTGTCAGCCCGCAGAGATTTTCTTCAATAACCTGTCTTCTCCAATTGATACGACTTACACCATCGTCTGGGATTTTGGCGATGGGCAGTTTGGAAGTGACATCAGCCCGTTTCATACCTACGAAGATCCGGGCATTTATACCGTAAGTGTGGATATCACTTCACCACTGGGCTGCCAGACGGATACGACTTTTAATAATTTGGTCACGGTATTGCCCTCCCCGGTTGCAGGATTTACGTATGCTCCAGACCAGCCAAGTAATTTGTTTCCTGAAGTTCAATTCACCGATGCGTCACAGGGAGCCATTGCCTGGAACTGGGATTTTGGTGTCTCACCGGGAAGCCAGTTTCCCAGCCCTTTGTTTGTTTTTCCAGATACAGGCCTCTATCTGGTCACCCAGGTAGTTAGCCATCCCAGTGGTTGTACGGATACGGTACAGATGATTATAGATGTGATCCCAGAAATTCGTTATTATCTACCGAATGCTTTTACGCCAAATGGCGATGGTACAAATGATACTTTTCGTGGTAAAGGCTTTTTGGAAGGGGCGAGAGAATTTCAGTTCAGGATTTGGAATCGTTGGGGCGAGCCTATGTTTGAGACCAATGACCCATTGGCAGCCTGGAACGGGAGGAAAAACAATGTAGGCCAGGAAGCTCCTCCAGGAGTTTATTTAGTAGTGGTGACGTTTAAAGATCCTCGGGGAAAACCTGTAGAGATGAAAGGATACGCGACTTTGATTCGATGA